Proteins encoded by one window of Candidatus Saccharibacteria bacterium:
- a CDS encoding glycosyltransferase family 2 protein, with protein sequence MYKSLIKNQDGPDEDKQIEQTSQSEISPVFSDISTSSNYLPSITIIIPAYNEEKVIIQCLESIAKVEYQGLKVVVVDDGSRDQTAKLVRNFIDQHRLSPNPYKLEFYLLNQANQGKGAALNSVIFDYTDSEIVGCLDADSEIDPRAVTNAIRHFNLDNSIIAVSSYIDVIKKPSLFYWLQKIEYLIAFGLKKGITRANMDYLLPGPGSFFVRDSIIKIGGYDHDTITEDLGLSLKIVDSDLENKKLYFASDVITRTDPVSSWQDLYRQRKRWIRGWFQNLLRYRNLLLSTSKRHSWQLTVFYLPYLVISQFFGVFQISILFVTIMISLIAGNPWVLVLQIISIQALIFYFIFTDANILPSKERWKLSLGSFSVIGMLMGLNLLQAGITIGEYGRLLWSIVRPDVKDSGSWQHVSRS encoded by the coding sequence TTGTATAAAAGTTTGATCAAAAATCAGGATGGACCAGATGAGGACAAACAAATAGAACAAACCAGTCAGTCAGAAATTAGTCCAGTGTTCTCAGATATTAGTACTAGCTCCAATTATTTACCTAGTATCACAATCATCATCCCTGCCTACAATGAAGAGAAGGTAATTATTCAGTGCTTAGAGAGTATTGCTAAAGTGGAGTATCAGGGGCTTAAGGTTGTTGTAGTGGATGATGGTTCGAGGGATCAGACAGCAAAACTAGTCCGTAATTTCATTGATCAGCATCGATTGTCTCCCAATCCATATAAGCTAGAATTCTATTTGCTCAACCAAGCTAATCAGGGGAAGGGTGCAGCGCTCAATAGTGTGATTTTTGATTATACTGATAGTGAGATAGTTGGGTGTCTAGACGCTGATAGTGAGATTGATCCTCGGGCAGTAACCAATGCGATCAGGCATTTTAACCTTGATAATTCAATTATTGCAGTTTCGAGCTATATTGATGTGATTAAAAAGCCGAGCTTGTTTTATTGGCTACAAAAGATTGAGTACCTCATAGCATTTGGCCTGAAGAAAGGGATAACTAGGGCAAATATGGATTATCTACTTCCTGGTCCGGGGTCATTTTTTGTTAGAGATAGTATTATCAAGATCGGAGGCTATGATCACGATACTATTACCGAAGATCTTGGATTGTCGTTGAAGATAGTTGACTCTGATCTAGAGAACAAGAAGCTGTATTTTGCTAGTGATGTGATTACTCGGACGGATCCGGTATCAAGTTGGCAGGATCTATATCGCCAAAGAAAGCGTTGGATTAGAGGATGGTTTCAAAATCTTTTAAGATATCGCAATTTGCTGCTAAGTACAAGCAAAAGGCATAGCTGGCAATTGACAGTATTTTATCTTCCCTATCTGGTAATTAGTCAGTTTTTTGGTGTATTCCAGATTAGTATTTTATTTGTAACAATTATGATTAGCTTGATTGCTGGTAATCCCTGGGTCTTAGTGCTGCAAATCATATCAATACAAGCATTGATATTTTATTTTATCTTTACCGATGCCAATATTCTGCCGAGTAAAGAGCGCTGGAAGTTAAGTCTTGGCTCATTTTCTGTGATCGGGATGTTGATGGGGCTGAATCTTTTGCAGGCTGGGATTACGATTGGTGAGTACGGAAGGCTACTTTGGAGTATAGTGAGGCCAGATGTCAAAGATTCTGGTAGTTGGCAACATGTTTCCCGGAGTTAG
- a CDS encoding leucine--tRNA ligase has product MQKYNPVELEKKWQKVWEETGIYATPDQPKKPYYCLVMFPYPSGNLHVGHWYNFALADSFARFQRMQGYDLLHPIGFDAFGLPAENAAIKRGLAADQWTTDNINQMKQQLKSIGAIYDWDRMINTSDPEYYRWTQWLFLQFYKSGQAYQAEALVNWDPVDQTVLANEQVIDGRGERSGALVEKKRLKQWFFKITDYADELLDELDNLDWHDNIKQMQRNWIGKSQGSQFGFTVEGKELMIEVFTTRIDTLAGATFLVLAPEHELVERIIDDQYRAKIKDYQKQVASMTNLDRIQSDNKDGVFTGAYAINPLTGKRMPIYIAEYVLPEYGTGAIMAVPGHDQRDHQFATKHGLEIIEVIDSNGLDLVDQAYEGDGKLINSGQFDELNQEDAKYQITEALAKTNQSKLVTNYRLKDWLISRQRYWGCPIPIIYCDSCGVVPVPEADLPVVLPLEQEFDNKIDSPLKRHPEYLQLECPECGGSQARRETDTLDTFVDSSWYFLRYADNHNSDRAFDISKVNAWMPVDHYIGGIEHAVMHLLYARYFTKALADLKLVGFREPFKRLTNQGTILGPDGQKMSKSKGNVVDPDQYVSQYGSDSVRIYLMFLGPFSQGGPWDDSRFEGITRFLTRLYSLVVDPYRAGEFESDQETELVQKLHATIKKLGEDLEELKFNTAIASLMELVNLMQDKKNQGVISSDIWHQSLRYLSLILAPITPHLAEEFWRHLGEEQSIHLQSWPAYDPDVIEQSELIIPIQINGKKRSEILVTQGLDREEVTKLVLDNARVRQLLEGREPDKIIVVPDRIVNIVLE; this is encoded by the coding sequence ATGCAAAAATATAATCCAGTTGAGTTAGAAAAAAAATGGCAGAAAGTCTGGGAAGAGACAGGAATATATGCCACCCCGGATCAACCGAAGAAGCCTTACTATTGCCTGGTAATGTTTCCTTATCCAAGTGGAAATTTGCACGTAGGACACTGGTATAATTTTGCTCTAGCAGATAGCTTTGCTAGGTTTCAGAGAATGCAGGGTTATGATTTGCTGCATCCAATAGGGTTTGATGCTTTTGGATTACCTGCTGAAAATGCTGCTATTAAGCGAGGATTGGCGGCTGATCAGTGGACTACAGATAATATCAACCAGATGAAGCAACAGCTCAAATCAATTGGAGCCATTTATGACTGGGATCGTATGATAAATACATCAGATCCAGAATATTATCGTTGGACACAGTGGCTCTTCTTGCAGTTTTATAAGTCCGGTCAAGCATATCAGGCTGAGGCTTTGGTTAATTGGGATCCTGTAGATCAGACTGTGCTTGCCAACGAGCAGGTTATAGATGGTAGGGGTGAGCGATCAGGAGCCCTTGTGGAGAAAAAAAGACTCAAACAATGGTTCTTTAAGATCACGGACTATGCAGATGAATTACTTGATGAGTTAGACAATCTAGATTGGCATGACAATATCAAGCAAATGCAGCGCAATTGGATTGGCAAGAGTCAAGGTAGCCAATTTGGGTTCACTGTAGAGGGTAAAGAGCTAATGATCGAAGTCTTTACTACTAGGATCGATACTTTGGCAGGGGCAACATTTTTGGTCTTAGCTCCCGAACACGAATTAGTCGAAAGGATCATTGATGATCAGTACCGAGCAAAGATTAAGGATTATCAAAAACAAGTTGCCAGTATGACAAATCTAGATCGAATTCAGTCCGATAATAAGGATGGAGTATTTACGGGTGCTTATGCAATAAACCCCTTGACTGGTAAAAGAATGCCGATTTATATTGCGGAGTATGTCTTGCCAGAATATGGTACAGGGGCAATTATGGCCGTTCCTGGACATGATCAACGAGATCATCAATTTGCCACCAAGCATGGCCTAGAAATTATTGAAGTGATTGATTCTAATGGACTAGATTTAGTCGATCAAGCTTATGAGGGTGATGGTAAATTGATCAATTCAGGACAGTTTGATGAACTTAATCAAGAAGATGCCAAGTACCAGATTACTGAAGCTTTAGCTAAGACTAATCAATCAAAATTGGTAACAAACTACCGTTTGAAAGATTGGTTGATCTCTCGTCAAAGGTATTGGGGTTGTCCAATCCCAATTATTTATTGTGATTCTTGTGGAGTGGTACCAGTCCCCGAAGCCGATCTTCCTGTAGTCTTGCCACTAGAGCAGGAGTTTGATAACAAAATCGATTCACCCTTAAAGCGTCATCCCGAATATCTACAGCTAGAATGTCCAGAGTGTGGAGGGTCTCAGGCTAGGCGTGAAACAGATACTCTGGATACTTTTGTAGATTCTAGTTGGTATTTCTTGCGTTATGCTGATAATCACAATTCTGATAGAGCATTTGATATCAGCAAGGTTAATGCCTGGATGCCAGTAGATCATTATATAGGTGGAATTGAACATGCTGTGATGCACTTGCTTTATGCAAGATATTTCACTAAGGCTTTAGCAGACTTGAAACTGGTTGGCTTTCGTGAGCCTTTCAAGCGACTGACCAATCAGGGAACAATCCTAGGTCCAGATGGTCAAAAAATGAGCAAATCCAAGGGTAATGTTGTTGATCCTGATCAGTATGTTAGTCAGTATGGATCAGATAGCGTCCGAATATATTTGATGTTTTTGGGGCCTTTTAGCCAGGGTGGTCCCTGGGATGATTCAAGATTTGAGGGCATCACTAGGTTTTTGACCAGACTTTACAGCCTGGTAGTCGATCCTTATCGGGCAGGTGAGTTTGAATCAGATCAAGAGACAGAACTAGTGCAGAAACTGCATGCCACGATTAAAAAGCTCGGGGAGGATCTTGAAGAATTGAAGTTTAATACGGCTATCGCTAGTCTAATGGAGCTAGTAAATCTGATGCAGGATAAGAAAAATCAAGGTGTAATATCATCTGATATTTGGCATCAGAGTCTTAGATATTTGAGTTTGATCTTAGCACCGATCACTCCCCATTTAGCAGAAGAGTTTTGGCGACATCTAGGGGAAGAACAGAGTATCCACCTTCAATCTTGGCCAGCCTATGATCCTGACGTGATCGAGCAATCAGAGTTAATTATTCCAATCCAGATCAATGGTAAAAAACGTTCAGAGATATTGGTTACTCAAGGCTTAGATCGCGAAGAGGTGACTAAGCTTGTGCTTGATAATGCCCGAGTGCGACAGCTGCTTGAGGGCAGAGAACCAGACAAGATTATTGTGGTACCAGATAGAATTGTTAATATCGTGTTAGAATAG
- the rpmF gene encoding 50S ribosomal protein L32 translates to MAVPKKQSSRSKVRRRRSHQAIKPEGLIVEPRTGQAVPRRLFRAINLGLVKLKK, encoded by the coding sequence ATGGCTGTACCAAAAAAACAATCATCTAGGTCAAAGGTTCGAAGAAGACGCTCACACCAGGCAATTAAACCTGAGGGTTTGATCGTTGAGCCAAGAACAGGTCAGGCTGTACCTAGACGATTATTTAGGGCAATCAATCTAGGTCTAGTCAAGCTAAAAAAATAG
- the nusB gene encoding transcription antitermination factor NusB translates to MASNRHLARIVAMQALFELAFGLEIGLIQVGDQSSIKSIIDRSIDVYKMSVKDQEFCRDLYYGSIENLDALDQIIAPAAPEWPIGQISKVDLAILRLSVFELTTYDQITPYKVIINEAVEVAKSFGGENSSKFVNGVLATVYKEQIESKQGEDYVKTD, encoded by the coding sequence ATGGCATCCAATCGACATTTAGCAAGAATTGTAGCAATGCAAGCATTGTTTGAGTTAGCTTTTGGTCTTGAGATTGGCTTGATTCAGGTAGGCGATCAATCTAGTATAAAATCAATCATTGACCGATCAATCGATGTCTACAAGATGTCAGTTAAGGATCAAGAATTTTGTAGAGATCTTTATTATGGTAGTATTGAGAATCTTGATGCACTCGATCAAATAATTGCTCCAGCTGCTCCAGAATGGCCAATTGGTCAAATATCCAAAGTAGATTTGGCGATCTTGAGACTTAGCGTTTTTGAGCTAACTACTTATGACCAGATCACTCCCTATAAGGTGATCATCAATGAAGCTGTAGAGGTAGCAAAGTCTTTTGGAGGAGAAAATTCTTCAAAATTTGTCAACGGGGTACTGGCTACAGTGTATAAAGAACAAATAGAATCTAAACAAGGGGAAGATTATGTCAAGACCGATTAG
- a CDS encoding NUDIX domain-containing protein produces MGRRLAKRFKITAIREYSSGGFVFRQNGQGDIDLLLIEDKRGRWSIPKGHIDPGETSEETALREINEETNLESLRLIELMDEIYFFYKIEGRFVHMTVFVYLLEAIKGFQEQIQVEDLEWITEVKWFSAKDAYHLIEYPDLKRLTKHAYKRITGKELVV; encoded by the coding sequence ATGGGAAGGCGTTTGGCAAAACGCTTTAAGATTACAGCGATTAGGGAATATAGTTCAGGAGGATTTGTTTTTCGTCAAAATGGCCAGGGTGATATTGATCTATTATTGATTGAAGATAAGAGAGGGCGTTGGAGTATCCCCAAGGGGCATATTGATCCAGGAGAAACATCCGAAGAGACTGCCTTGCGAGAAATCAATGAAGAGACCAATTTAGAAAGTCTAAGGTTAATAGAATTAATGGACGAGATTTATTTTTTTTATAAGATAGAAGGTAGGTTTGTTCATATGACAGTTTTTGTCTATTTACTAGAAGCAATTAAAGGCTTTCAGGAACAGATCCAGGTAGAAGATCTAGAGTGGATCACGGAAGTCAAATGGTTTAGTGCCAAGGATGCCTACCACTTGATTGAATATCCAGATCTCAAGAGGTTGACTAAGCATGCTTACAAAAGAATTACAGGTAAGGAGTTGGTTGTCTAA
- the rnc gene encoding ribonuclease III, translated as MIDKLKQDLHGLFADFGIKINNPDLIIRAFIHRSYLNENRGIDSEHNERLEFLGDAVLELVVTEYLYRKFSRDEGVLTNLRSALVKTETLSETVKDLGFSDYLLVSRGELKSGGRERTSLQANLYEAIVGAIYLDQGIDKAREFITTTLLSKLDQILSTKAYLDPKSHFQELSQQYFNITPTYQVLDESGPDHDKLFTVGIFVGDQKFGVGEGTSKQSAQQTAAEDGLKNLPKHKQSFKL; from the coding sequence ATGATTGACAAGCTCAAACAAGACCTCCATGGATTATTTGCTGATTTTGGCATCAAGATCAATAACCCAGACTTGATAATTAGGGCCTTTATCCATCGTAGTTATCTTAATGAGAATCGAGGTATAGATAGTGAGCATAATGAGCGCTTAGAATTTCTTGGTGATGCAGTATTGGAATTAGTGGTAACCGAATATCTGTATCGAAAATTCTCAAGGGATGAAGGAGTATTGACAAACTTGCGTTCAGCCTTAGTTAAGACTGAAACCTTATCTGAGACTGTCAAGGATCTAGGATTTTCTGATTATTTACTGGTCTCAAGAGGAGAATTAAAGTCGGGTGGTAGAGAAAGAACTAGCTTGCAGGCAAATCTTTACGAGGCAATTGTTGGAGCAATTTATTTAGATCAAGGTATTGATAAGGCTAGAGAATTCATTACTACTACTTTACTGAGCAAGCTTGATCAGATTTTATCTACCAAAGCCTATCTTGATCCAAAAAGTCATTTCCAGGAGCTCAGTCAGCAATATTTCAATATTACTCCTACATATCAGGTGCTGGATGAATCAGGACCAGATCATGATAAGTTATTTACGGTTGGTATTTTTGTTGGTGACCAAAAGTTTGGAGTGGGAGAGGGGACGAGTAAGCAGTCTGCCCAACAAACTGCAGCTGAAGACGGACTCAAAAACTTGCCAAAGCATAAACAATCATTTAAATTGTAA
- a CDS encoding nucleoside-diphosphate kinase (catalyzes the formation of nucleoside triphosphate from ATP and nucleoside diphosphate), producing MIKPDGVKRGLSGEIIRRIETAGLKIVALKMMTADEDMIRKHYPMSDQAWVDRLGDKGLGTFEEYDLDPVEFLGTSDRSQVGRQVAETLVGYMTSGPVVCMVVEGVQAIDMIRKLAGHTLPFKAEMGTIRGDFSVDSPGVANVEGRAIHNLFHASENPTEAANEVALWFSEADKQKYFRVDESLMYSKHY from the coding sequence ATGATTAAGCCAGATGGTGTTAAACGTGGGTTGTCTGGAGAAATTATTAGAAGGATTGAGACTGCTGGACTCAAAATAGTAGCACTCAAAATGATGACTGCTGATGAGGACATGATTCGTAAGCATTATCCAATGAGTGATCAGGCTTGGGTAGATCGTCTGGGGGATAAAGGGCTAGGGACTTTTGAGGAATATGATTTAGATCCAGTTGAATTTTTAGGTACTTCCGATAGGAGTCAAGTCGGGAGGCAAGTTGCAGAAACCTTGGTGGGCTATATGACTTCAGGACCTGTTGTCTGTATGGTTGTTGAAGGCGTACAGGCAATCGACATGATTAGAAAACTAGCAGGCCATACATTACCATTTAAGGCAGAAATGGGTACGATTAGGGGAGATTTTTCAGTCGATAGCCCAGGAGTAGCTAATGTTGAAGGGCGAGCTATCCATAATCTATTTCATGCTAGCGAGAACCCTACAGAGGCTGCAAATGAAGTAGCATTGTGGTTTAGTGAAGCAGATAAGCAGAAATATTTCCGTGTAGATGAATCTTTGATGTATTCAAAGCACTATTAA
- a CDS encoding RecX family transcriptional regulator: MSPEEKKTLDKIVTWINYSPRFESEIISFCQKNQLDYTPGVHNALIESKLVDDNSLILAWTEEAIRIRHRSPLQLKQALTKKRLSSELIKLAIDSIEQIWIEQSLITQINLRNLENTPSTYQKLLRRGYSYQSIKLAFENSSPTN, from the coding sequence ATGAGCCCAGAGGAAAAGAAGACACTAGACAAAATTGTCACTTGGATCAATTATAGTCCAAGATTTGAATCTGAGATTATTAGCTTTTGCCAAAAAAATCAACTTGACTATACCCCTGGTGTACACAATGCCTTAATCGAATCTAAGCTAGTCGATGATAACTCCCTCATTCTAGCCTGGACAGAAGAAGCGATTAGGATCAGGCACCGTTCCCCTTTGCAGCTTAAACAAGCCTTGACCAAAAAACGTCTCAGCTCCGAATTAATCAAATTAGCGATTGATTCTATCGAGCAGATATGGATTGAGCAAAGTCTAATCACCCAGATTAATTTACGCAACCTAGAGAATACCCCATCGACCTACCAAAAACTCCTTAGGCGTGGCTACAGTTATCAGTCGATCAAATTAGCGTTCGAAAACAGCTCGCCAACCAATTAG
- the rpsF gene encoding 30S ribosomal protein S6, with amino-acid sequence MQRKYEVAIVLSPDLEAVVANSKSKVEASITELGGKIVDVDEWGKRRLAYPIKKHEWGIYYFFYVKIDPKDILELETKFRYNQEILRFLVTRQEENK; translated from the coding sequence ATGCAAAGAAAATATGAAGTAGCAATCGTCCTAAGTCCGGACTTGGAGGCAGTAGTAGCCAATAGTAAATCCAAGGTAGAGGCCAGTATTACGGAATTGGGTGGCAAGATCGTAGATGTCGATGAGTGGGGTAAGCGTCGGCTAGCTTATCCAATCAAAAAACATGAATGGGGTATATATTACTTCTTTTATGTCAAAATTGATCCCAAGGATATTTTGGAGCTAGAAACCAAGTTTCGTTACAACCAAGAGATTCTGAGATTCTTAGTAACCAGACAAGAGGAAAATAAGTAG
- the ssb gene encoding single-stranded DNA-binding protein — protein sequence MSRSFNQAIVVGNLTRDPELRTTPSGKTVVGFGIATNRSWKTDAGEQRDEVEYHDIVVWGKLGEICNQYLGKGRKAMVIGRLQTRNWEDKDGNKRQKTEIIASDVTFMDGGGQSANPSVSSPSSQSSSVVQDIDEGSEVNLDDIPF from the coding sequence GTGTCTAGAAGCTTTAATCAAGCAATTGTTGTCGGCAATCTGACTAGAGATCCTGAGCTCAGGACTACTCCATCTGGCAAGACTGTAGTAGGATTTGGTATTGCTACCAATCGTAGCTGGAAGACTGATGCTGGTGAGCAGAGGGATGAAGTAGAATACCATGATATTGTTGTATGGGGTAAACTCGGTGAGATTTGTAATCAGTATCTCGGTAAAGGACGCAAAGCTATGGTAATCGGTAGGCTTCAGACTAGGAATTGGGAGGACAAAGATGGTAATAAGCGTCAAAAGACTGAAATCATTGCTAGTGATGTAACTTTTATGGACGGAGGTGGCCAATCAGCTAACCCCAGTGTCTCTAGTCCGTCTAGCCAATCTTCTAGTGTTGTTCAAGATATCGATGAAGGCAGTGAAGTTAATCTAGATGATATTCCATTTTAG
- the rpsR gene encoding 30S ribosomal protein S18: MSDQVDNTQVQVDDQVSDQAQIARQSGDKVDYKDIKNLQRYITPTGKIDTRRRGVTSKQQKKIADAIKRARHLALLPYVVNQ, translated from the coding sequence ATGAGTGATCAAGTAGATAATACCCAGGTACAAGTAGATGATCAGGTTTCTGATCAAGCTCAAATAGCAAGACAATCAGGAGATAAAGTTGATTATAAGGATATCAAGAATCTACAGAGGTACATAACCCCGACAGGCAAGATTGATACTCGACGTAGAGGTGTTACTTCCAAGCAACAAAAGAAGATAGCAGATGCTATTAAGCGTGCCAGACACTTGGCACTTTTGCCATACGTAGTAAATCAATAA
- the efp gene encoding elongation factor P codes for MYSITDLRKDTLIDLDGIPHRVVEYHHAQLGRGGATVRIKVKNLATGQVLDRTYKNDEKIAPADVVRKKIQYLYSDQENASFMDTITFDQYQVGKSESEDVLKYFPEGAELEAYIYNQAIVSFELPNNTILEVVEAPGADKGNSASGATKVVKMETGISVNAPLFIKVGDKLKVDTRSGDYLQRA; via the coding sequence ATGTATTCAATTACTGATCTCAGGAAGGATACTTTGATAGATTTGGATGGAATTCCTCATCGAGTGGTCGAATATCATCACGCTCAATTGGGTAGGGGCGGAGCAACAGTTCGAATCAAGGTCAAAAATCTCGCCACCGGTCAAGTACTAGATAGGACTTATAAAAATGATGAGAAGATTGCTCCAGCTGACGTAGTACGCAAAAAGATTCAATATTTGTATAGCGATCAAGAGAATGCTAGCTTTATGGATACAATTACTTTTGATCAATATCAGGTAGGGAAATCAGAGTCAGAGGATGTCCTGAAGTATTTCCCAGAAGGGGCAGAGCTGGAGGCTTATATTTATAATCAAGCAATTGTGAGTTTTGAATTGCCCAATAATACGATCCTCGAGGTGGTAGAAGCTCCAGGTGCTGATAAGGGCAATTCTGCTAGCGGTGCTACCAAGGTAGTCAAGATGGAGACAGGTATCAGTGTCAATGCACCCCTTTTTATCAAGGTAGGTGACAAGCTCAAGGTCGATACTCGTTCTGGTGACTATCTTCAGAGAGCCTAA